One segment of Thioflexithrix psekupsensis DNA contains the following:
- the hypA gene encoding hydrogenase maturation nickel metallochaperone HypA yields the protein MHEMSICQALLNQVQKITHENEARQVESITVKIGLLSGIEPELLANAFSIAKLGTVAESAILHLETAPIKVRCSDCQKESEVSVNKLLCLHCGSWHTQVMSGDELLLMRVELLR from the coding sequence ATGCACGAAATGTCAATTTGCCAAGCCTTGTTAAATCAAGTGCAGAAAATTACTCATGAAAATGAGGCGCGTCAAGTCGAAAGCATTACGGTTAAAATTGGCTTATTATCAGGCATAGAACCCGAATTATTAGCCAATGCGTTTAGCATTGCTAAATTGGGAACGGTGGCCGAATCGGCCATTTTACATTTAGAAACGGCTCCGATTAAAGTCCGTTGTTCAGACTGTCAAAAAGAATCGGAAGTCAGTGTGAATAAACTGCTTTGTTTGCACTGTGGCAGTTGGCATACTCAAGTGATGAGTGGCGATGAATTGTTGTTAATGCGAGTAGAATTACTGCGTTAA
- a CDS encoding HypC/HybG/HupF family hydrogenase formation chaperone — MCLGIPMQIVEINQFIARCAAKGVERDVSLFMLQHEALSAGDYVMVHVGYAIQKMTEQEAQSSWELLDEMVRLQDEINAQLASREI; from the coding sequence ATGTGTTTAGGAATTCCGATGCAAATTGTGGAAATTAACCAATTTATTGCACGTTGTGCGGCGAAAGGGGTAGAGCGTGATGTCAGCTTGTTTATGCTGCAACATGAAGCGTTGAGTGCGGGCGATTATGTGATGGTGCATGTGGGTTATGCCATTCAAAAAATGACCGAACAAGAAGCGCAATCTTCTTGGGAATTATTAGATGAAATGGTGCGTTTACAAGATGAAATTAACGCCCAATTGGCCAGCCGTGAAATTTAA
- the pmbA gene encoding metalloprotease PmbA has protein sequence MELDQLMQHVRELLAQARREGASSAEAVASLSTAQTTEIRHRQVDTVQFKQSRHLAITVYFGQRSGSASTHDFRAETIQNAVQAACEAARYTSEDPAAGLADAELMATDIPDLQLYHPASLTQEQVMTWLEKTEAAAFAHDSRIIHAQGTEFTSHSSTRIYGNSHDFLRGWSATSYSLTCAVAAEEKDEKQPGFWYGVSRVLDELPPVEAIGREAARRAVSRLGAVHLKTQRIPVIFAAPIATSLLSHFAAAIDGNRLYQNASFLQHQLGQLIFPAHVRIYEQPHLLKGLGSAPFDNEGVATQAKEWVNAGELLGYAFSSYSGRKMGAKSTGNAGGLRNLTLETTEIVPDLTALLKKMDKGLLITGLIGMGVNLVTGDYSRGADGFWVEGGKIQYPVKEITIASSLKEMFLGLQAMAMDIETRGNWRVGSCLIDQVMVAGKN, from the coding sequence ATGGAACTGGATCAGTTAATGCAACATGTGCGCGAATTGTTGGCGCAGGCACGGCGTGAAGGTGCGAGTAGTGCTGAGGCGGTCGCGTCTCTTTCTACCGCACAGACTACAGAAATACGCCATAGACAAGTGGATACGGTGCAGTTTAAACAAAGCCGTCATTTGGCGATTACGGTGTATTTTGGGCAGCGTTCGGGTTCAGCCAGCACGCACGATTTTAGGGCAGAGACGATTCAAAACGCGGTGCAAGCGGCTTGTGAGGCGGCACGTTATACCAGCGAAGACCCTGCCGCGGGTTTAGCAGATGCCGAATTGATGGCGACCGATATTCCCGATCTACAATTGTATCACCCTGCATCTCTCACACAAGAACAAGTGATGACTTGGTTGGAAAAAACGGAGGCGGCTGCATTCGCGCATGATTCTCGTATTATTCATGCGCAAGGGACTGAATTTACAAGTCATTCTAGCACACGCATCTATGGCAATTCACACGATTTTTTAAGGGGTTGGTCGGCGACGAGCTACAGCTTAACCTGTGCTGTGGCGGCTGAAGAGAAAGACGAAAAACAGCCGGGGTTTTGGTATGGGGTTTCTCGTGTACTTGATGAATTACCCCCTGTGGAGGCAATTGGCCGAGAAGCAGCACGGCGTGCGGTTTCTCGCTTAGGTGCGGTGCATTTAAAAACGCAACGCATTCCTGTTATTTTTGCCGCGCCCATTGCCACTTCTTTATTGTCTCATTTTGCGGCTGCAATTGATGGCAATCGTTTATATCAAAACGCTTCTTTTTTACAACATCAATTAGGACAACTTATTTTTCCCGCTCATGTCCGCATTTATGAACAACCGCATTTATTAAAAGGATTAGGCAGTGCGCCTTTTGATAATGAGGGGGTTGCCACGCAAGCTAAAGAATGGGTTAATGCAGGCGAATTATTAGGCTATGCGTTTAGCAGTTATTCTGGGCGTAAAATGGGCGCAAAAAGTACGGGAAATGCAGGCGGATTGCGCAATTTAACTTTAGAAACAACAGAAATTGTACCTGATTTAACCGCCTTATTAAAGAAAATGGATAAAGGTTTATTAATAACAGGCTTAATTGGCATGGGCGTTAATTTAGTCACTGGAGACTATTCCCGCGGTGCAGATGGTTTTTGGGTAGAAGGGGGAAAAATCCAATATCCTGTTAAAGAAATTACTATTGCCAGTTCTTTAAAAGAGATGTTTCTAGGATTACAAGCGATGGCAATGGATATAGAAACACGCGGTAATTGGCGAGTGGGTTCTTGCTTAATTGATCAAGTGATGGTCGCAGGAAAAAATTAA
- a CDS encoding alpha/beta hydrolase, with product MMKFYSVFFALFLMVFNLPVYAESVQIKHHDVMLNGVLTLAKGKSLANESLIVMVHGTLGHAQMDTLSTLQATLNDHDFNVLSINLSLGQNDRALQLYPCEQTHTHRHTDALEEINAWLQWAKAQNAGNIVLLGHSRGGNQAAWFVSQNEVPQVTALVLLAPMTRVNVTLTETQQALLTKAKQLVNDDKANELLSKIAFLYCPETQATAATFVSYYEPVPEMHTPYLLPSIKIPTLVISGSEDNISVNLANEMAALTAQFSHIVHHDIMGADHFFRDLYADDVVEIMNGFLNR from the coding sequence ATGATGAAATTTTATTCTGTGTTTTTTGCGTTATTTTTAATGGTATTTAATTTACCTGTATATGCTGAATCGGTACAAATTAAGCATCATGATGTGATGTTAAATGGTGTTTTAACACTGGCTAAAGGTAAATCTTTAGCGAATGAATCGCTGATTGTCATGGTGCATGGTACATTAGGTCATGCGCAAATGGACACGTTAAGTACATTGCAAGCCACATTAAATGATCATGATTTTAATGTGCTGTCAATTAATTTAAGTTTGGGACAAAATGATCGTGCTTTGCAATTATATCCTTGTGAGCAAACGCACACTCATCGCCACACCGATGCTTTAGAAGAAATTAACGCTTGGTTGCAATGGGCAAAAGCGCAAAATGCGGGCAATATTGTTTTATTAGGACATTCTCGCGGTGGCAATCAAGCCGCTTGGTTTGTCTCACAAAATGAAGTGCCTCAAGTCACTGCATTAGTGTTATTGGCACCGATGACGCGAGTTAATGTCACTTTAACTGAGACCCAACAAGCCTTATTAACCAAAGCAAAACAACTGGTTAATGATGATAAAGCCAACGAATTATTGTCTAAAATCGCTTTCTTGTATTGTCCCGAAACCCAGGCCACTGCGGCTACTTTTGTATCCTATTATGAGCCTGTGCCAGAAATGCACACGCCTTATTTATTGCCTTCAATTAAAATACCCACTTTAGTGATCAGTGGCAGTGAAGATAATATTTCGGTTAATTTAGCCAATGAAATGGCTGCATTAACTGCGCAATTTAGCCATATTGTCCATCATGATATTATGGGCGCGGATCATTTCTTTCGTGATTTATATGCCGATGATGTCGTAGAAATAATGAATGGCTTTTTAAATCGCTAA
- a CDS encoding SIR2 family NAD-dependent protein deacylase: MSNSEVQIALSQAQQVMLEADAVVILAGAGMGVDSGLPDFRGKEGFWRAYPPLAKFGYSFSDMANPIWFKRDPKLAWAFYGHRLNLYRETKPHPGFYQLLSFVQKKKHGYFVFTSNVDGQFQKAGFNPENIVECHGSIHHLQCTKHCGQMIWSAEETQVEVDMVSFKAQLPLPICLHCGALARPNILMFGDCYWLSDRTDMQIEKWQHYLNTLRQQKVKTAIVEMGAGENVATVRHQSEYVAHLLKMSLIRINPRDYQVPKKSDITLPLGALAAIEQIVPVSF, encoded by the coding sequence ATGAGCAATTCTGAGGTACAAATCGCCTTGAGTCAAGCGCAACAAGTGATGTTAGAAGCGGATGCGGTGGTGATTTTAGCGGGTGCAGGCATGGGCGTGGATTCGGGTTTGCCTGATTTTCGCGGTAAAGAAGGCTTTTGGCGAGCCTATCCGCCTTTGGCTAAATTTGGCTATTCCTTTAGCGATATGGCCAATCCGATTTGGTTTAAACGCGATCCTAAATTAGCGTGGGCTTTTTATGGGCATCGTTTAAATTTATATCGAGAAACAAAACCGCATCCAGGTTTTTACCAATTACTGTCTTTTGTGCAGAAGAAAAAACATGGTTATTTCGTTTTTACTTCTAATGTAGATGGACAGTTTCAAAAAGCAGGATTTAATCCAGAAAATATTGTAGAGTGTCATGGTTCTATTCACCATTTGCAATGCACTAAGCATTGTGGTCAAATGATTTGGTCAGCAGAGGAAACGCAAGTGGAAGTGGATATGGTTTCTTTTAAGGCACAATTACCGTTACCTATTTGCCTACATTGTGGTGCATTAGCGCGTCCCAATATTTTAATGTTTGGCGATTGTTATTGGCTTAGTGATCGCACGGATATGCAAATAGAAAAATGGCAACATTATCTTAATACATTACGGCAACAAAAAGTAAAAACGGCAATTGTTGAAATGGGCGCAGGAGAAAATGTGGCCACAGTCCGTCATCAATCAGAATATGTGGCGCATTTATTAAAAATGTCTTTAATTCGCATTAATCCACGTGATTATCAAGTGCCTAAAAAAAGTGATATTACTTTGCCTTTGGGTGCATTAGCGGCTATTGAGCAGATTGTGCCAGTCTCATTTTAG
- the nhaA gene encoding Na+/H+ antiporter NhaA yields MNFVHASLQALRRFLQMETAGSILLLTAAVVALLMSNIAPLSPLYNKLLATLVEIRVGELEISKPLLLWINDGLMAIFFLLVSLELKREMLEGQLSKISQVILPVIAAIGGMFTPALIYISINGISSDTLNGWAIPSATDIAFSLGVLALLGGRVPTSLKLFLMALAIIDDLGAILIIAIFYSGEHLYFAPLFLALIAIAILFLLNYAHASNLAVYLVVGLFLWICVLKSGLHATLAGVILAFFIPLRVKDQDNNVSHSRSPLYQLEHSLHPVVAFGIMPIFAFANAGISLTGLSLGSLFEPIPLGIILGLFIGKQLGVFGFSWMAIRFGLARLPDNSNWWQLYAISILCGIGFTMSLFIGSLAFTQEDYMNQVRLGVIVGSLASALLGYFLLRMHSK; encoded by the coding sequence ATGAATTTTGTTCACGCTTCGCTGCAAGCCCTGCGCCGTTTTTTGCAGATGGAAACCGCTGGCAGCATTTTACTCCTCACTGCGGCTGTTGTAGCCTTATTGATGAGCAATATTGCGCCTTTGTCCCCATTATACAATAAATTATTAGCCACTTTGGTGGAAATTCGAGTGGGAGAACTCGAAATTAGTAAGCCATTATTATTATGGATTAATGATGGTTTAATGGCAATTTTCTTTTTATTAGTCAGTTTAGAATTAAAACGAGAAATGTTAGAAGGTCAATTGTCAAAAATATCTCAGGTGATTTTACCTGTTATTGCGGCGATTGGCGGTATGTTTACGCCTGCTTTAATTTATATTAGCATTAATGGCATTAGTAGTGATACTTTAAATGGTTGGGCAATTCCCTCTGCCACTGATATTGCTTTTTCTTTGGGGGTATTGGCTCTTTTAGGCGGTCGCGTACCAACTTCTTTAAAATTATTCTTAATGGCTTTAGCCATTATTGATGATTTAGGTGCGATTTTAATTATTGCCATTTTTTATTCAGGTGAGCATCTTTATTTTGCGCCTTTATTTTTAGCTCTTATTGCCATTGCGATTTTATTTTTATTAAATTATGCTCATGCCAGTAATTTAGCGGTTTATTTAGTGGTGGGTTTATTTTTATGGATTTGTGTTTTAAAATCAGGTTTACATGCAACATTGGCTGGAGTTATCCTTGCTTTTTTCATTCCGTTACGAGTGAAAGATCAAGATAATAACGTGAGTCATTCACGATCTCCACTATACCAATTAGAACATTCTTTGCATCCTGTTGTGGCTTTTGGGATTATGCCTATTTTTGCTTTTGCCAATGCAGGAATTTCTTTAACAGGTTTATCCTTAGGCAGTTTATTTGAACCCATTCCTTTAGGGATTATTTTAGGTTTATTTATTGGTAAGCAATTGGGTGTTTTTGGTTTTTCTTGGATGGCGATACGTTTTGGTTTAGCGCGTTTACCTGATAATAGTAATTGGTGGCAATTATATGCGATTTCTATTTTATGCGGTATTGGTTTTACCATGAGTCTTTTTATTGGTTCATTAGCATTTACGCAAGAAGATTATATGAATCAAGTTCGCTTAGGTGTTATTGTCGGTTCATTGGCTTCAGCATTATTGGGTTATTTCTTATTGCGAATGCACAGCAAATAG
- a CDS encoding DUF3426 domain-containing protein produces MANKVAMYAQCPECDEVFGITKAELKKPTEMLICPACQAEFLPVGHLHKTPPKTEKKPPPKIENEPVITEELPPALRVEKSFSLGRFLLWTIVVLILGTLLAAQYLWLAHPKMILTHSTLRPVLDDACVLLNCRLPPVQALDQFQVSNHMVRSHPNVSYGLQIDLTFVNLADFPQPYPKLHLIFEDLNGEVVAKRQFEPFEYMSESRDTWQQRLIAPNESVHAKLELADAAPNGETRLHGYRFEFL; encoded by the coding sequence ATGGCTAATAAAGTTGCAATGTATGCTCAATGTCCAGAATGTGATGAAGTATTTGGAATCACTAAAGCTGAATTAAAAAAACCGACAGAAATGTTAATTTGTCCAGCATGTCAAGCTGAATTTTTGCCGGTGGGTCACTTGCATAAAACTCCACCGAAAACTGAGAAAAAACCACCGCCAAAAATTGAAAATGAGCCTGTTATAACCGAAGAATTGCCCCCTGCATTGCGGGTGGAGAAAAGTTTTTCTTTGGGTCGTTTTTTATTATGGACAATAGTGGTGCTTATTTTAGGAACATTATTGGCAGCGCAATATTTATGGTTAGCTCATCCCAAAATGATTTTAACACATTCCACATTACGTCCTGTTTTAGACGATGCTTGTGTGTTACTTAATTGTCGTTTGCCGCCCGTACAGGCTTTGGATCAATTTCAAGTCAGTAATCACATGGTGCGCTCGCATCCAAATGTGTCTTATGGTTTGCAAATTGACCTCACTTTTGTTAATTTAGCGGACTTTCCCCAGCCTTATCCCAAATTGCACCTTATTTTTGAAGATTTAAACGGAGAAGTGGTGGCCAAACGCCAATTTGAGCCATTTGAATACATGAGTGAGTCACGCGACACATGGCAGCAACGTCTGATCGCGCCCAATGAAAGTGTTCACGCTAAATTAGAACTAGCCGATGCCGCGCCCAATGGCGAAACGCGGCTACATGGCTATCGTTTTGAGTTTTTATAA
- the hisC gene encoding histidinol-phosphate transaminase, with product MKTAVTDWIRPEILASSAYHVANADNLIKLDAMENPYRWDESHVEAWLQRLRHAAVNRYPDPQANAVKNHLRAVMSIPEEFPLLLGNGSDELIQLLMLGIHAPNRAILSVEPSFVMYRLLAQLLGLNYIGVPLQSPDFSLDLPAILSAIETHQPALIFLAYPNNPTGNLFDAQAIHQILAISSGIVVIDEAYAPFTEATFLSQLKIYPNLLVMRTLSKLGLAGLRLGLLTGATEWLHQFEKLRLPYNINVLTQLSVSYALDNYQVLQQQTQCIREDRARLIADLRQIHDVLQVWDSEANFVLFKVAHARAVFEQLRAAGILIKCLDGSHPQLADCLRVTVGTPEEIRIFLQALERIIA from the coding sequence ATGAAAACTGCCGTTACGGATTGGATACGCCCAGAAATCTTAGCCTCATCCGCTTATCATGTGGCTAATGCCGACAATCTAATTAAATTGGACGCAATGGAAAATCCCTATCGCTGGGATGAAAGCCACGTTGAGGCTTGGTTACAACGTTTGCGCCATGCGGCGGTGAATCGCTATCCCGATCCTCAGGCCAATGCGGTAAAAAATCATTTGCGGGCAGTGATGTCTATTCCTGAAGAATTTCCGTTATTATTAGGCAATGGTTCTGACGAATTAATTCAGTTATTAATGCTCGGCATTCACGCGCCCAATCGTGCTATTTTATCCGTAGAACCTAGCTTTGTGATGTATCGTTTATTAGCGCAATTATTAGGTTTAAATTATATTGGCGTACCGTTGCAATCGCCTGATTTTAGTTTAGATTTACCGGCCATTTTAAGCGCGATTGAGACCCATCAACCCGCCCTTATTTTTCTCGCTTATCCGAATAATCCAACGGGTAATTTATTTGATGCCCAAGCGATTCATCAAATCCTTGCCATTAGCTCTGGAATTGTGGTTATTGATGAGGCTTATGCACCGTTTACTGAGGCGACTTTTTTATCGCAATTAAAAATTTATCCTAATTTATTGGTGATGCGTACTTTATCCAAGTTGGGATTGGCTGGATTACGTTTAGGCTTATTAACGGGCGCAACGGAATGGTTACATCAGTTTGAAAAATTACGTTTACCTTATAATATCAATGTATTAACACAACTTTCTGTCAGTTACGCACTGGATAATTATCAAGTTTTACAACAACAAACCCAATGTATTCGTGAAGATCGCGCTCGCTTAATCGCTGACTTACGTCAAATACACGACGTGCTTCAGGTGTGGGACAGTGAGGCAAATTTTGTGTTATTTAAGGTCGCACATGCCAGAGCCGTATTTGAACAATTGCGCGCCGCGGGTATTCTAATTAAGTGCTTAGACGGCAGTCATCCCCAATTGGCTGATTGTTTACGAGTGACTGTGGGAACACCAGAAGAAATACGTATTTTTTTGCAGGCTTTAGAAAGAATCATTGCATAA
- a CDS encoding TRZ/ATZ family hydrolase, whose amino-acid sequence MQHVDTLIYAGWIIPVVPENVVYEQHALAIQDGKIVGLLPNSEAVSRFSGRITHRLPSHVLIPGLINTHTHAAMSLLRGIADDLPLQQWLQTRIWPVEQACITPEFVADGTRLAVAEMLRSGVTCFNDMYFFPDVAGDVAAEVGIRATIGLIVLDFPTAWANQASEYLSKAKDVYKKFQHHPLIRTAMAPHAPYTVSDNALQEASELAEQFNIPLHIHVHETIEEVEAAEKEFGERPISRLHRLGLINSRLIAVHATQLQNDEIKLFAREGVKVAHCPESNLKLASGFCPVPKLSRVNIVTALGTDGAASNNDLDVLGEMRTAALLAKGLSRDASCVPAAEALRMATLNGAKALGIDHITGSLEIGKSADITALDLNHLESLPIYNILSQLVYAIGRDKVSDVWVAGRHLLKARVLTSIDIHELQAKTWLWRERIVKILQKQAKEAAQSSE is encoded by the coding sequence ATGCAACATGTTGACACGCTTATTTATGCGGGCTGGATTATTCCTGTCGTTCCTGAAAACGTGGTTTATGAACAGCACGCGCTGGCCATTCAAGATGGAAAAATTGTTGGTTTACTGCCCAATAGTGAAGCGGTAAGTCGTTTTTCAGGTCGAATTACGCATCGTTTACCCAGTCATGTCCTCATTCCCGGCCTGATCAACACGCATACCCACGCGGCGATGAGCTTGTTGCGGGGAATTGCCGACGATTTACCGTTGCAACAATGGTTGCAAACGCGCATTTGGCCAGTGGAACAAGCATGTATAACTCCAGAATTCGTTGCCGATGGAACACGTTTAGCGGTGGCCGAGATGCTGCGCAGCGGTGTAACGTGTTTCAATGACATGTATTTTTTCCCTGATGTGGCGGGAGACGTGGCGGCTGAAGTGGGTATTCGTGCAACAATTGGTTTGATTGTATTAGATTTTCCCACCGCATGGGCGAATCAAGCCAGTGAATATTTAAGTAAAGCCAAAGATGTGTATAAAAAGTTTCAACATCACCCTTTGATTCGTACTGCAATGGCACCGCATGCGCCTTACACCGTGTCAGATAATGCGCTACAAGAAGCATCGGAATTGGCTGAACAATTTAATATTCCCTTACATATTCATGTGCATGAAACCATAGAAGAAGTGGAAGCCGCAGAAAAAGAATTCGGTGAACGGCCAATTAGCCGTTTACATCGTTTAGGATTGATTAATTCTCGTTTAATTGCGGTTCATGCCACGCAATTGCAAAATGATGAAATTAAATTATTTGCACGAGAAGGTGTAAAAGTGGCACATTGTCCTGAATCTAATTTAAAATTAGCCAGTGGATTTTGTCCTGTGCCGAAATTAAGTCGAGTTAATATTGTGACGGCATTGGGAACGGATGGGGCAGCCAGTAATAATGATTTAGATGTTTTAGGAGAAATGCGCACCGCAGCCTTATTAGCCAAAGGGTTAAGTCGAGATGCCAGTTGTGTGCCTGCGGCAGAAGCTTTGAGAATGGCCACATTAAACGGTGCTAAAGCACTCGGTATTGATCACATTACAGGTTCATTAGAAATTGGTAAATCAGCCGACATTACGGCTTTAGATTTAAACCATTTAGAATCTTTACCGATTTATAATATTTTGTCGCAATTGGTTTATGCGATTGGACGGGATAAAGTCAGTGATGTGTGGGTGGCGGGGAGACATTTGTTAAAAGCACGTGTTTTGACTTCCATTGATATTCATGAATTGCAAGCAAAAACATGGCTTTGGCGTGAGCGTATTGTTAAGATTTTGCAAAAACAAGCCAAAGAAGCCGCTCAAAGCAGCGAATAA
- a CDS encoding CYTH and CHAD domain-containing protein, whose amino-acid sequence MSIETELKLQISPEKIVDFQQHPLLQTAKQGLTEKWLHNTYFDTPAHDLLAAGAGLRIRLIEDRRLQTLKTGGQTQNGLHQRHEWEVEVSSDTPDLKLLPKFMRIKGLSRKSLQQQLIPVFITEFKRSTWDLQWDNDTLIEIALDQGQIRTEKNEQLTLISEIELELKSGSPSALYQVALALQMDIALTLENRSKAERGYALHHPPEIVAHKAGQVALMPEDNAETAFMTICWHCLNQLQANEAAILQHNDPEGIHQMRVALRRLRSAFTLFRDLIPKSTQAVFYEDLKWITEQLGIARDWDIFYLTLAEMATQLIAIDSDYDLSPLKQTVIDLQQTAYHHVHSVLMGQRYHRLLLQLGYWLTERVWRLHLNAEQLLLLTQPAIEFANRTLHKRYQKLQKKGEKLSILSANERHQVRIEVKKLAYGSRFFAALYPSKVTHQYSQKLSQMQDVLGVLNDGYVADQLCQKAQILPDSYLHALLKGWYLHQYALQQQQLDADWQALLTQKIFWQKPNP is encoded by the coding sequence ATGAGTATAGAAACTGAATTAAAATTGCAAATATCCCCCGAAAAAATCGTTGATTTTCAACAACATCCTTTGTTACAAACCGCTAAACAAGGTTTAACAGAAAAATGGTTGCATAATACTTATTTCGACACCCCTGCGCACGATTTGCTGGCGGCGGGTGCGGGATTAAGAATACGTTTAATAGAGGATCGGCGTTTACAAACCTTGAAAACGGGCGGACAAACCCAAAACGGACTCCATCAACGCCATGAATGGGAAGTGGAAGTGTCGAGTGATACGCCAGATTTGAAATTATTGCCCAAATTTATGCGCATTAAAGGTTTATCTCGCAAATCATTACAACAACAATTAATTCCTGTCTTTATCACTGAATTTAAACGCAGCACGTGGGATTTACAATGGGATAATGATACGCTCATTGAAATTGCTTTAGATCAAGGGCAAATTCGCACGGAAAAAAATGAGCAATTAACTCTTATTAGTGAGATTGAATTGGAGTTAAAATCAGGCTCGCCTTCTGCTTTATATCAAGTGGCATTGGCCTTGCAAATGGACATCGCTTTAACTTTAGAAAATCGCAGTAAAGCCGAGCGAGGTTATGCCCTGCATCATCCACCTGAAATTGTGGCGCATAAAGCAGGTCAAGTGGCTTTAATGCCAGAAGATAATGCCGAAACCGCTTTTATGACCATTTGCTGGCATTGTTTGAATCAATTACAGGCGAATGAAGCGGCTATATTGCAGCATAATGATCCTGAAGGCATTCATCAAATGCGGGTGGCATTGCGGCGATTGCGTTCGGCTTTTACTTTATTTCGTGATTTAATTCCTAAATCCACGCAAGCGGTGTTTTATGAGGATTTAAAATGGATCACGGAACAATTAGGGATTGCCAGAGATTGGGATATTTTTTATTTGACTCTTGCTGAAATGGCAACGCAATTAATAGCAATCGATTCAGATTATGATTTGTCTCCTTTAAAACAAACCGTTATTGATTTGCAACAAACGGCTTATCATCATGTGCATTCGGTGTTAATGGGACAACGTTATCACCGTTTATTGTTGCAATTGGGTTATTGGTTGACAGAGCGAGTGTGGCGATTGCATTTAAATGCAGAACAGTTATTGTTATTAACGCAACCTGCGATTGAATTTGCGAATCGTACTTTACACAAGCGTTATCAAAAATTGCAAAAGAAAGGCGAGAAATTGTCTATTTTATCGGCTAATGAACGCCATCAAGTGCGAATTGAAGTTAAAAAATTGGCTTATGGCAGTCGTTTTTTTGCAGCCCTTTATCCAAGTAAAGTTACGCATCAATACAGCCAGAAATTAAGCCAAATGCAAGATGTTTTAGGGGTGTTAAATGATGGTTATGTCGCCGATCAATTGTGTCAAAAAGCCCAGATTTTGCCTGACAGTTATTTACATGCTTTATTAAAAGGTTGGTATTTGCATCAATACGCGCTGCAACAACAGCAATTAGATGCTGATTGGCAGGCCTTATTAACCCAGAAAATTTTTTGGCAAAAACCAAATCCTTAA